AAAGCCCAGCACCACCGCCACAAGcactaccaccaccaccaccaccgagATGGCAAGAGCCACAGATAAACCAGTGGTGGCCGAAGAGGTGCCAAGCGCCGAGACAAAAGCATCTGCAATCAGAAGCACCACTGAAAGTAGCACCACTGGGAAAAACAGAAACACTGAGATCAGCAGCACCACTGAGAAACCAAATGCAATCAATGAAACACTAAGAAGTTCTGTCATAGAGAGAACCACAACAACAGTAGCAACAGCACCAGCAAGCAAGGAAACTAATACAGAAGATTTGAAAGTGGTGCGGCTATTAGACTTGGAGCACACTGTGGCACCACCGTTGGACAGTGGTCACGATGGCCGCAAGCTGACCAAGAAGAAGCAGCTGCTGGAGCAGCACTTTCCCACCACAACGgtggccaccaccaccattgaaacggaaatggaaagGATACCCacaaccagcagcagcaccaccaacgCACCACCGCTCCCGTTCACATTCCCGCCGCTGCGACCCTCTAACCTTGCCTTTCTGGAAGCGATATTTTCCACGCCACCACCCGTGACCACTGACCTCGCAGGAATCAAATCAACTAGGACACCACCGACCCCATCCACGTTAGCGCCACCGCACCATGGCTACTTGGGACCGATATTTATGGGCGAGAGAACCATCGGTGTGGTGCATCCGCTGAAGAAACCACAGCCGGCGAGCCACCAGCACGTCGCTTCGATTGAGAGCCAGCTGCGAAATGGCCGTTTGGTGGAGATTCTGGCGCCCACGGCGCTGCTCGAGCAGATTCCCGAgcccagcaccacccacgCACCACCACAGCTGGGAGCTGCATCGGTGCTGTCCACCACCGTTTTCCAAGTGCCCGAGGTGCAGACCAGCACCACCCGTCTGCCCACAAGCAATAGCAATGAAAATAATGTCGCTGGTGGTGCCGAGGTGGTTGCACCACCACGCACCGAGTCCAAGATCTCGGACATTCAGATCGAGGTGTACGATTCCACGGTGGACTCCATAGTGGCTTCGACGAATTTCCGCGACAACGAAGGCTTCTATGCACCACCGCAGACCCATGTGGAAATTGGCACCACCAAGCCGCCGCATGAGATGCAGTTGCCGCAGGAGCGGTTCACCCAGTATGTCATCGATCGCGCGGATGTGTCCACCCAGCCGGCATCGGGTGGTGTCGCTGGTTCAGGTGGGTCTGGTGGTGCAGCGATGGGCAAGCCAGAGCCGGCGGCCATCGAAATCCACATCAATGTGTCCGAGGCATTTGGCAGCGAAAGCGAGGATCTGGAGTTCTCCTATCGGCAGCCCTCGTTGTCGGCCGATAAGCCGGGCAAGTCCGGCGATGAGATTTTGGTAGTTGAGATCATCGACAGTGGTGCGGACAATAGCAGCTCGGAGTCGGGCGGCTCATCCTCCTCAGCGAGCGGGGAGCACATCAATCCGATCTTCACCTTCCGCAACTCGGATGCGGCGgctgcaccaccaccccccGTTCGTCCGCCGCAGTCCGTTCAGGATGCTGACGAGCTATTCATGGCCGATCTGAAGGAcggcggtggtggtgcagtgccacgcccaccgcctccaccaccgccaccaccaccgcgAAAGCCCAGCATCGATCGAGATTCGGACACGATCTTTTACATTTCGAACACCGAAGTCAAAGTTGGTGAATCGCTGCCGACAATGGTGCCAGTGGGTGAGCAGCAGCGCAAGTTCCAGCTGGAGAACCAGTTCTTCCCCGCCAGCTATGTGATGGAttcacagcagcaacagttgcaaTCACAGCAGGCGCAGCAGGCAGATGAGGACATCATACTATCGCCACTGCACCACAATGCGGATGGATTGAAGATCTTCCGCAGCTCCTCGTCGAGCAGTGGCGATGGAGCACCACCGCTAGACGTGACCTATGTGGGTGAGTCGGTCATCGAGGTGGAGCAACAGCCGCAGGGTTGGAGCAGCACTTTGCCACCaggacaacagcagcagcaggacatcGTTATCCAGCCGGCAGTGCTGCCGGACTTGGCCATTGGGGTGCCCGTCATCGGGGAACTTCCACCGCAGATCGAGCTCAAGGAGATCGACTACATGCCCGGCGAGCTGGGAATGGGTCAGAACGGAATTGGTATCTACGAGAACGACATCCAGAGCAACAGCATCGACAGCGAACCGGATGTGGTCGAGAGTTCCATCCAGTACGGTGGAGATCTAATTGACGATGGAGCCGGCGGTGGCTTTGATGGCGTTGAGGGTTCCTATCCCTTCGACAGCCCCGCGCACCGCCAGCAGCAGGTGGGCCTGAGCCACCAGCCCCATCGCCAGTCCGCCAACCATTTGCACCGCGAACAGCTCCCTGTTGCGGAAATGGTCAATGCCACGCTCCTCCAGCGATATGACAGTGGGTCTGGATCGGGATCCGGTTCAGGATCGGGATCGGGGTCTGCATCGGCAATGGCTCCTCTGCTCGCAAGTGGAAGTAGCCGTTCTGGAAATGCCACCGCTCTCTCGGAAGATCCTTTGGCTGACTACGACGGTGAGTTCAAGGATTTTGAGGTatataatgtaaaatatatataaagatgtatttttatcttttcttgaAGGATTCTTTAATCTTTTTGCTGTTTCCATGGGCCTCATCATTGTCATCCTACCCTCAGCTCTTTTGGTATCTATGTACTGCGCTATAAAGTaagtaaaaataatacatatgCTATTATCGATATGGCCGAAGTATAgggttttatatattctggTAGATAAGTATATAAGGTCCAAAAAAAATCCCcacaataaatataattatatactTGGGTAAACAACATGAAGCCGTTGGAGAGCCATAAATCGAAAAGTAGGAATCTTAAGTTATCGAACCCTCTTAAATTTAAGAAGAGTCCATCGCCCGCTTAGCCCCCACCACAACGTCCTGCCACACAAAATGAACTGTCATTCCTGGGGCCAACTGTACACAGACAGTATGTTCTTTTATGCGGGACTCCTTAGCCATTTGGCTGAGCTAATTGGTTACGCTTCGTGTGGCGCTTAATCAGCTTAGACGGCGATGTCccacacaaatcaaaaataattgcAAGAAATTGCGAGGAAGCAGTGACAGCGAATGGGGAGCAAAAGGGATCAGAAGGATGCGGAATGGTGGATACGGAATACGGGTTGCGGGTTGCTTGGAGCAGGATGAGCTGCGACTAAAGCCACCTATAAATAGAAAGACAGCAGATGTGGGTGGGGCTGAGCCGTGAGTGGCAGCCAACCCCAATCCGATCCCAAGCGCAAAACCTTCATTTCAAGGATTCCCTGGGCGAGATGTGTTGCGTACTTTAGAGCGACGACCCACGCATGGCAAAAGAATGCACTCAATCTAAAGCAATTTGCCGGGGCAACCACCTGACCCCTTGGCATCCACCGCCTTCTCCCATCCGCCCACTACCCACCGCCTTCCCCCGCAGCGTTTCGCTGCAGGCAAGGCGTGGCAAATCGCATTTATCAGCTTCATTCGTGGCGTTTTATTTCTCATTCGCATTGCCAGCGACAGACAGCAGAAGTAGCAACAAAACATTGACAAATCTCTGACGgagtggtgctggtggtgggaGGTGCTTTCGGTGGGTGAATCGGTTGCCTGGTTGGTTGGCAAATTTGGGAGCAATGCCAGGGACGCACATCCTTTATCGCCCGCAGTTTGGCCCGTACATAAATCTTGGCCACGCCACGAATTGGGTTAAAAGCTGTTGGTGATGCTGCTGTTTCTCGAGATGCGGATTTATATGTAGAAATTCCTACATATACAGCTAAATATGGTATAATAGTAGTCCTTGTGTACATTTTTTATTAGTGcacaatttatttgcaatcgaaccaaataaaacaaagaacTACAATTTGCAATACAAAATATTCTCAAAATTATACTAAAGTTACTTATTCTGATTATTATACATATTATTACACTATGATATCAAAAGATTAACAACAAATATGAGAGTGAAATTTTAAGTTTCGTCGACCTTAAAGGTGCATAGTATTTCTGTCtgtgtacacacacacacactcgccgGGCACTAAAtgccaaacaaaatgaaacCGGGGAACGGGCATCTGGGAGTGTCAGGTTGATGGGGAGCCCGGAGAAAACTGAAGGCGCAACAAATCAACACGGCGGAATTGAGAATCGGCGAGgccggaaacggaagtcgccgcacgcacacacacacacacacacacacgacaCATCCTCATTCTCGGATGATGTAGATGCCAGAAGCTAACAAGGCAGCTGCTTCTGGGGAAGGTGATCCCAGATTTTGCCCGAATTTTCCCGCTTTTCGGCTGCCGCAGGAAAAACGCATAAAGCGGCAAATGGCAAACCACAAACGTTGCCAGTTTGTTGTTGCTCACCCTCGTTTCCAACCGCCagcaaaaatataaagaaaataaaaggaaaaaaagTGCCGTGAAAAGCCAGCgtcaaaataaaaaggaaacaCACAATTTATTTGCCTTATTCCCAACTGGCGGGCCGGACTGACACTGTGGGTACATCGGGTGTCTGGAAGGAAATTGCACAATAAACTCTCGAGACGAAAAATTAGTTGTGCGTGCGGCTCGTTTCGGCGGCTTCGCAACTTGAAATTTGTTGAGTGCCAATAGCATTACGAAGGCTAGAAAGGACCTCACTTTGCAGGTGGGGGCACAACAATGGGATACTCTTGGGGCATCGCCAGGATATTCACTCACTCACGAAACTTTCCCAGCCGAGTGCTAATATCTATGGCGCTTTCGCTGGAATTTTTGGGCGTCAAGCATTCGCAGATTATTCCAGAGCTTAAAACTTCTTATATTACGCTTTTCTTAGACACGATTCAACCTTAACTACTTACTACTTTGCTGGCAAATATAGCCCAGGTAATttggaatttttaaatttccaatgTAATCAGATTTGTCGGCATGGTTAGCATTCCCCCGAAGCCCTTGTTTGCCCTGATTAAGTCAAAGTATCGCCTAGGTGATTGCAGGCAGCCGCAAAGTAGGCAACAAAATGTTAATTTCATTCGCGGCATCATTAGAAATGCATTGGATTTTGAAACTCTGGGCTCCAAAAAGCTGCGGCAAGCCGTCGACTGCTTAACAACTTTGCCGTTTTTGGCCCAAAAGACATTCCATCAGTAACCACCTCGCGTTTTCTCATCCCTTCCACTACTTTTTTCACAGGTATGTGCTCAGCAAGAACTCAGGAGCGGGCACGGGTGGCGCCCACGGCGATGACAGCGAACAGGGCCAGGACTCCAAGCACGAGGTGAGTTCATAGCGAATAGCTGAATAAGCCAAAGACCCTCCCACACTCCCACAAACACCACCTGTCGAACACCCACCCCCACCCAGAAATCCCCGCCTCATGCGCCGCatggaaattgaaattcaaacGCAAGTGCCATCGCAGGGTGTCTTTAACCCGCAGTTTCCCCCCAACCCTTTTTGAATGCACTCGTCTGCTGAAGTTGCGCTCTCGGGCTCTCGAGAAAATTAAACAATGGCGGAAATTTCCGCGGGAAATTTTATTGCGTTCCCGCTGAAATTGAGAGCTGAAAGGCCAAAATTAAAGATGATACTGCGGTTGTCAGTAAGGGTAATACTTTTAACAATTTAGGAGAAAATAACACAGCCCAACAGGATGTTGTTAGCAAATGCCCATCGGAATTCCATTTTAAATTAGTAACGTAGAATACTGCTAGAAACATTTAATGGCATTTAAAAAACTAATCGTAAAGTATTCATTTAAAAAATGGTTAAAACTATTGTGAAGTAGCTGCAGTGGAAGGTTGGGGCTAACGTTTTAATGGAGCGCAAGTCGACTTGGTATAGGAATAAATTCCCCTGGCTGGTAATGAAATTTTCTTGGTTTTGTGATGGTGTGCGGGCACAGAGTGTGTGAAAGAGACGGAGTGCGCGCGAGAATTGCATTCCAGTTAAGTACAGTGCCTGCTCTCTCTCCTTCCCTTTCTCTATTCGCCTCTTGCAGTCCAAATCGTCGTCATTCTCATCATCTGGCTCGGCCACCGCTTCAACCATCCCGCAACCACGACCACGCCCAGTGCCAccgcaccacccaccgcccactacGAAGCCCCCGAGCGGCGTCAGTCAAGGCCATTTACTGACGCCTGGCCTGGAGTGCCTCGAGTTTCGATTCGAAGGAGGCGGCGTGAGCAAGGTGGGCGAGGTGGTCCAGGTGGGTCTGGAGGCGTTTGGTGATGGTAATGGTAATGCCTCCTCTATTGGCGGCTCAAGTGGTGGCATTGGCGGTGGCGGCTTTGCTCCCTGTGGCTCCGTCACCAAGATGACGCTCAAAGATAATCATCTGATTGTTGTCACCGAGGAGCGGCACGTAAGTTCGTTAGTCATCCGATCGGCCCGTCGTCCTCTTTAACGCCGCCGCCAGCTCTGGCCTGGATTCTGGATGTGTCCTCCTCTGTCTCGTTTCTGTTTCTCTGTCTCTGCTCGAACTCTCCTCCTCCACTCGGAACAGGATGTGCCTGTGCCTGTGCCTGCGCCTGGTTGTTGTCGTAGTTAGTTTGCTGTACTGTTCTTGGTGCCTGCCTATCCAATCCAATCTCTGACTTGGCCTGCACACCACCGACATCCTACAATTTTGATTCGATTGCATCCAACAAATCCTTTTTGTTATGTGTGTTTGAAAAGTCTTCTCCTAAGATAAATATACTTTCTAGCTGCAAAGTAAACTTGCTTGAAAAGGCACAGATCTATTTAGTTTATGATTGATTCGATTTGGGTAGCAACTACTATTATTTCGTATgctattaatatttatataattttatttatccTTTGCAAAGCAGCATTGTTTCGTACATTTTAAGCTTCGTTAGTTTCTTGAGTTACCTTGAGGTGGGCACTTTGCTGTCTCTGTTTCTGAACCTTTTGTGTTTAAAGTGAGTACTTTATTTACCGCACTCTCGCCCTCTGACACTTTGGGGAAGCACTTTCCCACTTGTTCATTTGCCCTGGCCTTGAATGTCCTTGGGTGGTCCTGGTTGTCCTGGCGCATCAATGGGCTCCTGCGGGCCATGAGACAACGAACAGGGGCCAGATTCGAGTCCGAACAACGGCCCGGTGTCGTCTATTTGTCAACTTAAGAGCGCCTGTGCTAGTGTGTGTATGTTAGCGGTGTATCCTTGGGGCGTATATGTGCCACAagcatatgcaaatgcaattttcgaCACTTTCCGCATGGCAGCCAACCGATTTGTCCGCTCTGTCGCTTCACCCGTGCTCCGTTTTCCCTCTTTTCTCCTCGTCCTTCGGACCACTTTCTCCACTTTTCCTCACCTCTACTCCTATATCAATCTCGTATCCTTGATGTTGTAGCCGTTGTGTTGTGTGCGTGCGTGGTTGTTTTGTGTGAAAATCCTGCACCTTCTAGCTAATATTCTGGGTTTTTGGGTTACCTGCCCATCGTTTTCAATGAAAATTTATCTCCCTCTTCGCAGGACATTTCACGAAACGCCCGAGAGACAAAAATGCATACAGACAAGGATGGTGTCTTCGTGGTGGAGGTGGCCCGAGGCATCGACTCCAAGCAGCTGACCGGCGATCATTCCGGCGTGACCTTGGACGCCACCGAACTGCCCTTCGACAACAAACTGGCGCCCAACGGTGGTCATTTGCTTGAAAAGACTCTGCCCAGCCACGAACAGGTGCAGATTCATGCACCGCCCCAGGACTTCGCCACTGGCCATCCTGCCCCTCTGCATCTCATCGAGGAGGCCGAGGAGCACGTCGCCGAGGATCTGAGTCAGCAGGCAGTCGAAACTCCCTCTAACTTGGCACGCACTGGACTCTCGCAATCGGATCTCAGCTCGACTTCGTCCAGTGACTCCAACAAGCGTTACTCGTACGGCAACCAGGAGCTATATGTTATCGAGCAGCCGGGCTATGCCACCAGTTCACCCACAGCAAAGCCCATTTTGATAAGTCCAAATCAAAATCCAGGCCAGGATCTGGAACAGAAGTCACAGCTATCCACCAGTACTGAACAAACCGAAATTGATTCAAGCCAAGGAAATAAAAAGTTAGATGAAGAAGTTGCTAGGCAAGCAGAGGCGGTGAAAGAGGTTATTTCGGAAAAGGAGGTAGCCAATCCTCCCCAGAAAGAGGTAGATACTCCACCTGAATATGAGGTGAAGGCCACTCCGATAGAGGCGGTAGATGTAAAACAAGAAGAGCCAGTTGTTCCGGAAAAGTTGACAGCGGTTCAACCTATAGAGGAGGAAGTGGTTTCACGCAATGAGGAAGAGGTTCCACCAAAAGAAGAATTGCCTCCGCCAACAGTTGAAGTGTCTCCACCAAAGGAAGATCAAGTTCCGATTGAGAATGAGgtgcaggagcaggaggagaaACCAGACAACCAAGTTGAAGTCCAAACCGAGTCAAGCCCAGATCCCACTGATACGAACGCAAAGTTACCAGATGAATCCCTGAAACTAGAGGAGACAGTGGAAATCCAAAACGAACCGGAGGCCGAGAGCAACTATGACAGTCTGATGAGCCTGCCGGCGCCACCATCCACGGAGGAGATCAAGGAGCTGGGCGACTACGCGCTCATGGAGTCCAACCAGTTGGACAGcctgccaccaccaccaccgccactcCAAGATGTCCCCAGCACTCCGCCTGCGAGCGGGAGGCCTGCTGCCATCAATGTCAGCAATGAGAATGGGACTGGCAAGGTGTCGGTGGTGATCACCGGCGGCGGACTAGTTGGTGGTGGGGCCGAGGAGCCCTCCACCCTGACACCACCCGCCTCGCCGCCCGCCACTCCACCACCATCGCAGACTTCGACGCAGTACGCTAGCAATGGACTCACCAATGGCATCCATGCCCTGGCCGTGGTCGATGTGAACGGCAGTTAAGAAAGGCCAGGTGAGATGGGCAAATAagtatatatgttttttttttcatcgGATCTCGAAGAGATCAGCCCGGGTGGCGATATTAACTATTCCACGAGGAGAAGGCTAGCTTGTAAGGATTACTAGGAGTACTGAAACCCCAAATAGGGAAAACATGAAATGTGGCAAAAACGTTCTCAACcaaaaacttaaatttaaatatacacTAAATAGAGAGAAACTTTTTCCACTTACTGTTTGTTGATTTTCGAATATAACgaataataacaattaaatgcgattaatataaatataaatataaatcatAATTAATTGTTTGTCTATTTGCGGCTGGCGGCCTCTCCCCCCACCTACCATCCACCCACAACCACCCATTCGACCCACTTCCCTCTCCATTTCGGGGGGTCGGTGCGGCTAACGAGTATTTCAATGTCTATAAATCTACAATATAGctaacaaaaaatacaaaaataacaagaaaaaaaatagtaTACAAATGGAgaagcaaatacaaatacaaatacgaTAAAATCTGCATACGAACTACATATGAGTATATGATAAAAGAAATGCGATACATAGGCAAACAGAACAGAGCTAGGTGCGCCAAAAAGAGAGTAACTACCGATATGTAACGATGCATAATTAATTAGGCTAATTATTTACACACACAACAATGCCAAAAATGGTGAATGGTAAACGGTGAATGTCAAACCAGCAGCACCCGCATAAATGGCATAATTGTAGTAAATTTATTTGGGTTCGATTGGATGGCCAATAAGATCAAAGTGTGTCCTGTGTCCGGATTCCCATTGAGGTGTAGGTACATATAAAGAGTTTTAATTAGCAGAAATCCGAAAGGAAGTCCGAGTTGGTTTCAAAAACATCAATTGTTGTCTAGAGGGATTATATTGAAAACGGATTTTCGATGAAAACAAAGTCATTTTAGCTGAATATTCAGGGTCAACATTGGAAAGTCCTACAAAATTCCAACTTTTGCATATATTTGAATACAGTATTCGGTGGAGCAAGTGGCTAGTTACATATTCCGGACATAGGCACACCCAAATATCGTTGATATTTCGATATTCAGATTTCGCAAATAACACAATTCACATGACAAAATCAAATGTGCCGAACTTTTGTAGCAAGCCAACATAATTTACAAAGAGAAACGAACAATTTATACAATGCCAATACGGTGATTACAGCATAATATATGTAACCTTTTAAACGATAATCTAGTCATAGTCCTAGTCTATATaacatatgtgtatgtatatttttttcgtgtgtgtgtatgcagAAATTAGGCGAATCGAGGACTTCAACTCTAAGCAAATGAGAACTAAATGGCTAACGATAGAAATAAGACGAGAGATAGTAAACTAGATAAACGCAGATCGTGAACATTTCCGATATTATTGCTCCACATTAATggtatacacacatatatacagCATATAGAAGAAAACTTAACTCTTTGAAATAAATTCTTAGATGTTAAGCCGAACGgaataataaagtaaaaccCAAAATCCGTGCACTGCAAGTGGCGTGTTTTAGTGTAAGTAGTAGGAATTATCTATGCCCCGGATATATAGTGATGGGGTCGTTTATAGGTGGAACATAATCCCTGGCTAACGATTTAACCACTTTTGTTGTTTATGTTTGTTCCAATTGTTTTATTGACAATTAAGCCCGATGGTCGAGCGAGCGGGGATGCCAATGAGAAAATATTAtgaatattacaaaatgaatAGCCCAAAAACGAAACACTAATcgtaaatgaaatataaaagttAGGAAAAGCGTGCAGACATTTTTTTTGGCGGGTCgaacgaaaacaaaagaaataagTAAATGTGATTGTTATTTAACCTTAAGTTATTATTAAAATCGATCTTAAACtgatatgtgtgtatgtgcgtgTGAATTAAAGCAAGTAGCAAGCCAAATGGAACGAAGCGAAAcagaacgaaacgaaacgaatgGCAATGGAACGCTCAAAAGCAAGCGATAAACGATAAGCTATTACCGATTAACGATAGCTGGCAACTAGGCGAGTTTCAGGCCCTgctaaaagaaaaacaagaagAAAAACGGGGACTCACCcgaaataaattcaaatgaaattcaaCATTAAGAACAATGGCGAACCGAAACCAAACGAGAAATACACACAGAAAGCAAAGTCAAGCGAATGCATTTTCATTGGGCGGGGGCCATTGGCATtttggaatttttaattttccatttcccgtGTGTTTCAGACCAGACTCAATCGATTTGCGGGCTGCCATAAAATCGAACGGAGCAGAGCCACTCAGGCGATTTGGTTCGGTTAAAGACCCATAAAGCCCCGTCAGTCGAGGGCGTAAGGATGCCAAACTACGAGTATTTGACTGCAATGTGGGCAGAGGACGAGCTGCGAATGGGAGCGCACGGAGCAATGGAGCGGAAGTGAGGTGGGGCCGGAAACAGGGCGTCCAGAAGGGGTTCTtcaaaggggcgtggcagcccGAATTGCAGCCAGCACTTGGGCTGGACGTTTTGAATTTCAGCTGAGGCAAACAGCTACAATCACCTATGGATCCTTGTACCTACATATATACAACCGGCATGAGCATGGAATGCTACCCTGGAGATCCCTGGGGAGATTTAGGATGGGTATAACAGACTATTGATAAGGATAAGAAGTTAACTTGTGCGTGAAATGTTGTTTTGAAGATATTTAACTACAATTCGCATGGGCTTTAATCGCTTCAGATGAGTAACCGTCATAAAAAGCCattcagaacataaaactattatttaaagttaaattataaaatattatagcTATCCTACAAACCAGCCAGACTAAACATGAACTATATACTATTATTTCATCAACGTATCCGATTAATATTTAAGTGTACTTAGAGAAGGGTATCCAGGGTATCTTGCAGTCGTTATCAAAGGTCCCATCTTTTCCATCGGCTTCGTTTCCACTTAATTGCGGGGCAGCTCATGTTGTCTGCTCGTTCCGTTCGGGCTTTAACTTTTTTACTAATTTTAAATGGCGCTTCCGTCGAGCGAAGGGGAATCTGAAGGATGTGGACGTGGATGTGGAGAAGGAGGAGCAAATGGCGGTGGAGTGCTGCGGATGGAGGGCAGCTGCCAGTGGTGCTGGGTGCTCTTGTTGTCAAGTGCTGTCCTCCTGTGTGTGCTCGAAAGTTGAGTCGACttgaaattttaatgaaatgcgctgctgctgctgctctcgAGGCTTCATCTCCATCTACATCTGCGTCTATGTCTATGGGCATGTCTATGGCCCCGGGGTTTCTAGCTTCTGGCTCCTGGCTGGTGGCCACCAACTCCCAGCATCCGTCTgcatttcaaattatttttaattgtcATTTCTGCGGCAACGCCGGCGATGGCGTCTCATTTTCGGGCCTGTCAAAGGCATAAGGAGTTGGTCGGTTGGTTTTTGCCTTTGCGGCCATTGGCGCATTTGCGgcaatcaaaatatttatgccaTGGACAGTTGATTAACCGCAAACGGG
The Drosophila mauritiana strain mau12 chromosome X, ASM438214v1, whole genome shotgun sequence DNA segment above includes these coding regions:
- the LOC117148198 gene encoding uncharacterized protein LOC117148198 produces the protein MPGSNMSLSLGVRGRGALWLALLLATTAFCGAAWAAPTVGGAASAPVVGQKQSHHHYHHLEIGVQGNTPTLMEASTTRDGKHATVAITEAPPKPSTTATSTTTTTTTEMARATDKPVVAEEVPSAETKASAIRSTTESSTTGKNRNTEISSTTEKPNAINETLRSSVIERTTTTVATAPASKETNTEDLKVVRLLDLEHTVAPPLDSGHDGRKLTKKKQLLEQHFPTTTVATTTIETEMERIPTTSSSTTNAPPLPFTFPPLRPSNLAFLEAIFSTPPPVTTDLAGIKSTRTPPTPSTLAPPHHGYLGPIFMGERTIGVVHPLKKPQPASHQHVASIESQLRNGRLVEILAPTALLEQIPEPSTTHAPPQLGAASVLSTTVFQVPEVQTSTTRLPTSNSNENNVAGGAEVVAPPRTESKISDIQIEVYDSTVDSIVASTNFRDNEGFYAPPQTHVEIGTTKPPHEMQLPQERFTQYVIDRADVSTQPASGGVAGSGGSGGAAMGKPEPAAIEIHINVSEAFGSESEDLEFSYRQPSLSADKPGKSGDEILVVEIIDSGADNSSSESGGSSSSASGEHINPIFTFRNSDAAAAPPPPVRPPQSVQDADELFMADLKDGGGGAVPRPPPPPPPPPPRKPSIDRDSDTIFYISNTEVKVGESLPTMVPVGEQQRKFQLENQFFPASYVMDSQQQQLQSQQAQQADEDIILSPLHHNADGLKIFRSSSSSSGDGAPPLDVTYVGESVIEVEQQPQGWSSTLPPGQQQQQDIVIQPAVLPDLAIGVPVIGELPPQIELKEIDYMPGELGMGQNGIGIYENDIQSNSIDSEPDVVESSIQYGGDLIDDGAGGGFDGVEGSYPFDSPAHRQQQVGLSHQPHRQSANHLHREQLPVAEMVNATLLQRYDSGSGSGSGSGSGSGSASAMAPLLASGSSRSGNATALSEDPLADYDGFFNLFAVSMGLIIVILPSALLVSMYCAIKYVLSKNSGAGTGGAHGDDSEQGQDSKHEDISRNARETKMHTDKDGVFVVEVARGIDSKQLTGDHSGVTLDATELPFDNKLAPNGGHLLEKTLPSHEQVQIHAPPQDFATGHPAPLHLIEEAEEHVAEDLSQQAVETPSNLARTGLSQSDLSSTSSSDSNKRYSYGNQELYVIEQPGYATSSPTAKPILISPNQNPGQDLEQKSQLSTSTEQTEIDSSQGNKKLDEEVARQAEAVKEVISEKEVANPPQKEVDTPPEYEVKATPIEAVDVKQEEPVVPEKLTAVQPIEEEVVSRNEEEVPPKEELPPPTVEVSPPKEDQVPIENEVQEQEEKPDNQVEVQTESSPDPTDTNAKLPDESLKLEETVEIQNEPEAESNYDSLMSLPAPPSTEEIKELGDYALMESNQLDSLPPPPPPLQDVPSTPPASGRPAAINVSNENGTGKVSVVITGGGLVGGGAEEPSTLTPPASPPATPPPSQTSTQYASNGLTNGIHALAVVDVNGS